In a single window of the Bufo gargarizans isolate SCDJY-AF-19 unplaced genomic scaffold, ASM1485885v1 original_scaffold_1801_pilon, whole genome shotgun sequence genome:
- the LOC122923660 gene encoding histone H2B 1.1-like — MPEPAKSAPAPKKGSKKADTKVQKKDGKKRRKSRKESYAIYVYKVLKQVHPDTGISSKAMGIMNSFVNDIFERIAGEASRLAHYNKRSTITSREIQTAVRLLLPGELAKHAVSEGTKAVTKYTSVK; from the coding sequence atgcccgagccCGCCAAGTCCGCCCCAGCGCCCAAGAAGGGCTCCAAGAAAGCAGACACCAAGGTCCAGAAGAAGGACGGCAAGAAGCGGAGGAAGAGCAGGAAGGAGAGCTATGCCATCTACGTCTACAAGGTGCTGAAGCAGGTGCACCCCGACACCGGCATCTCCTCCAAGGCCATGGGCATCATGAACTCCTTCGTCAACGACATCTTCGAGCGCATCGCAGGGGAAGCCTCCCGCCTGGCTCACTACAACAAGCGCTCCACCATCACCTCCCGGGAGATCCAGACCGCCGTGCGCCTGCTGCTGCCCGGAGAGCTGGCCAAGCACGCCGTCTCCGAGGGCACCAAGGCCGTCACCAAGTACACCAGCGTCAAGTGA